One window from the genome of Plasmodium berghei ANKA genome assembly, chromosome: 3 encodes:
- a CDS encoding 6-cysteine protein P230p — protein sequence MGKKKILFYFFTYGIFILILINYEYANNLVKKKFQKKDGENIKRNEEPSHYEIEREYISEHIKYGTSQNKKSSIGFLNIFPIIQKYVQIFYEFLLKDIQWNKWFRNRRTYTNPNCIHDMKYLYQNNCILPYPKYYIMNNSKINNNRKLSIKEDPNELKPYVTRGQKNETVVNLHEYFVKEDKIKLKNPEIFIMPKEYLHRVVIICSKPSIHYSHVITRPSNAMQYILDDDQEIIPTDSTYPVIFYPEVNNWGLDNKLSTGMVEFLIPPYSRKTGDLIITCANIDANNSYKFEDFVIIRVRVHKTYNKILGISSDKNDKPYFEEIISDEKEIYEFEGYLEKVIGIKLKGYELDPPNCFKSVYEDDKRIYLEVEYHYSKCINLDRKNYKLRFYFLSQDFADYELKFSCNIINIHSQKKKTVIFGDGMAKSDYNLKIIDDDSKTIKYFNDIPYQICNFDYNLSKQSEVQICEKTINEFSLFIYNCEQIKDKRIVYGKEPTNTIKYLNNVFPINKFTDLFFNTKDIDIPEINDQFKGFKFFMTSFINHGSYPLTIECGVTNGGTSYKRAIILLHVRTDLKDRPVSFCDFRKGELYNYLNAYTEGDVCIIISKSNTSFGFRCPVNTKKMPKNCFTQVYEKGYLNDANKINTKNVINYSFENPEYALAGFNYTLTKSYQFECHCVDKETEQIVKTVLVKYVNEDEIYDYNDFPMVNHKPIIAHPNKTHLCDFMSSSNILSPKTEDPVNYVCNVFPKPLEYVALHCPTNIVDVENENDISRLSKEMHKEEIKAELRIKLRKRNIYSMSYHTPKNAPSYVIDKNMQSVSSITDVIPGIIVLDQVSEKISKMEKNENGIYDASITPDKNDEANILYKKYIGKDNNISNGFFIFQLPPYIETNETIEFLCINSSTKKNLNIGNNGIMTVHIRKDGTKIDGCYFYKNKPQYNFLKESIKMGSNKECKLKSDGDLEYFGILCSTQNNFFLSPNNCFSQMYTESNELINIKNVDPDFDVFSDNKGLSYLKISQKYLGYSKLICYCNDKNKVSSIDGTPMIQQNKIVVEFNVSSKNAFGVQKTNYTKISDFLVGYEFSNKKATPIFRKKHVCDFTKKSNSLEPVNEIDTIHSCYIHLEHNLNMVQVKCPKIIKSDDIFDGNTIIDTKVTSRSSQQNNFYLENTDVEPEEIEKYKNIEYIPENDEVMHLDKKEKLDDILPGVIILDKNKMFKEKGHFTFVTPLIVEKVLILKIYCDNTKTIINNMKGKKGITVIRISQNTTKNKFYGCDFSGNSKKTFYYSNVYDLEKKNEFCEIELKENIVVSLNCPTGKINPKNCFRNVYIKSNMNEQTTENIENIFNEIKVIDADYFINNSSTFLMISKITKKEFDFYCTCEDYKTKNIGTIYIKNYEYLDSKPKYKNKQISYIDVVPYYLNDTYVCDFTESHYSILQRKNINIDEILKKYLGMIKTYEDEEYKHYNLNLKLKKEIMKKKYIEYLKQKIKEFEESPFNITKYDNQIVSFRCNIDLNPFDKFVIKCPPKKSGNTYVKGQEYSDSISTVIEGVQFENFTYRSNLGLNENKMLEKLNKVLFGSLLINKNTNSSFFEQGTLELIISPYSESSKNIVFSCEYLEKDESKGIIGTASIFIKKNDNKILGCHFIDKSFDVNSLEETNEHLTSMAYKNNSFVFEINLIEGKSVYCDIEAIENDVVGLSCPYNFITTPENCFEYVQIEGTDKELETHKLDNLLYGVKIFKNEMYKHNYTPTYIILPKRINKSLKIFCACNSITSIQVGIIQINIIGNDLNNWFKKEVIHNIYAYQRQHYFYDFSSGALSITSENENPISILSDKTHDSNNESDVDANEIPQLNRLRLNSQEDSASTEKYKSNDPIDQEKYNDDNILNPLRTKKVYEVTINASEFSTIKIVCPLRNYEQFKQSKISPENFFEYVLVKNKEIDAEKNISLLNLEHIDKMFMNKFKGNNKKNKLETEKYKNVDTDEDDEEDDEEDDEEDDEEDDDEDKQNEQKKKKDKFIKEEIKKVEYDNLGNKIIISVKSKKPKATIDDTDKIYKKKTINESEKYIVKNIDDVISYVNYKSEINENTYESTIYFSPLLLNKAQFFINCDNSLTLNQSKRGKTAIVKINVHPNSLKIMGCDFVGAYSSYFIFSKKWDQIIPNYVCEINVEDDSIIGLACPHNTKIYPSDCFESVIKDNKVYKRYTLIEYKNTFFYQKNGKPTLSFIQIKKVYSDHLTCKCFENNNGNYKEVTIKLIYKSYILGTPKMTLNKPFMKYKNVNFLNYLIGKKF from the coding sequence atggggaaaaaaaaaatattattttatttttttacttatggtatatttatcttgatattaataaattatgaatatgCTAATAATttggtaaaaaaaaaatttcaaaaaaaagatggtgaaaatattaagaGAAATGAAGAACCATCACATTATGAAATCGAAAGAGAATATATTTCtgaacatataaaatatggaactagccaaaataaaaaaagctCAATCGggtttttaaatatatttcctattatacaaaaatatgtacagattttttatgaatttttattaaaagacATACAATGGAATAAATGGTTTAGAAATAGAAGAACATATACTAATCCTAATTGTATACATgatatgaaatatttatatcaaaataattgtatTTTACCATATcctaaatattatattatgaacaattctaaaataaataacaatagAAAATTATCTATAAAAGAAGATCCTAATGAATTAAAACCATATGTTACAAGGGGCCAAAAGAATGAAACAGTTGTTAATTTACatgaatattttgttaaagaagataaaataaaattaaaaaatcctgaaatttttataatgcCTAAAGAATATCTACATAGAGTAGTTATCATTTGTTCTAAACCTTCTATACATTATAGTCATGTTATAACTAGACCGTCTAATGCAATGCAATATATTCTTGACGATGATCAGGAAATAATACCAACAGACAGTACATATCctgttatattttatccTGAAGTAAATAATTGGGGATTAGATAATAAACTCTCAACAGGTATGGTCGAATTTTTAATTCCTCCATATAGTCGTAAAACAGGGGATCTTATAATTACATGTGCAAATATAGATGCAAATAATAGTTACAAATTTGAagattttgttattattagaGTTAGAGTACATAAAacttataataaaatattaggAATAAGTAGcgataaaaatgataaaccatattttgaagaaattattagtgatgaaaaagaaatatatgaatttgaAGGATATTTAGAAAAGGTAATTGGAATCAAATTAAAAGGGTATGAATTAGATCCACcaaattgttttaaaagTGTATATGAAGATgataaaagaatatatttagaaGTAGAATATCATTATTCAAAATGTATAAACTTAGACaggaaaaattataaattaagattttattttttgtcaCAAGATTTTGCTGACtatgaattaaaattttcgtgcaatataattaatatacacagtcagaaaaaaaaaactgtTATATTTGGTGATGGAATGGCAAAATCtgattataatttaaaaataattgatgATGATAGTAAAAcaatcaaatattttaatgatataCCTTATCAAATATGTAATTTTGACTATAATTTAAGTAAGCAAAGTGAAGTTCAAATATgtgaaaaaacaataaatgaatttagcttatttatatataattgtgaacaaataaaagataaaagAATTGTATATGGTAAAGAACCTACTAacacaataaaatatttaaataatgtatttcctataaataaatttacagatttattttttaatacaaaaGATATAGATATACCAGAAATAAATGATCAGTTTAAAGGTTTTAAATTCTTTATGACATCATTTATAAATCATGGATCATATCCACTAACAATAGAATGTGGTGTAACAAATGGTGGAACTAGTTATAAAAGAgcaattattttattgcaTGTTCGAACTGATTTAAAAGATAGACCAGTTTCATTTTGTGATTTTCGAAAAGgagaattatataattatttgaatgCTTATACTGAAGGGGATGTATGCATAATAATTTCCAAATCAAATACAAGTTTTGGTTTTAGATGCCCagtaaatacaaaaaaaatgccaaaaaattgttttacGCAAGTATATGAAAAAGGGTATCTAAATGACGccaataaaattaatactaaaaatgttattaaCTATTCATTTGAAAATCCAGAATATGCGCTAGCTGGTTTTAATTATACATTAACAAAATCGTATCAATTTGAATGTCATTGTGTAGATAAAGAAACAGAACAAATTGTAAAAACGGTTTTAGTCAAATATGTAAATGAAgatgaaatatatgattataATGATTTTCCAATGGTGAATCACAAACCTATTATTGCACATCCAAATAAAACACATCTATGTGACTTTATGTCATCaagtaatatattatcaccTAAAACAGAAGATCCAGTAAATTATGTTTGTAATGTATTTCCAAAACCGTTAGAATATGTAGCATTACATTGTCCAACCAATATAGTAGATgtagaaaatgaaaatgatatttcAAGATTATCAAAGGAAATGCataaagaagaaataaaagCCGAATTAAGAATCAAACTTCGAAAAAGAAACATATATTCAATGTCATATCATACTCCAAAAAATGCACCATCGTATGTgatagataaaaatatgcaaagTGTATCAAGCATAACAGATGTTATACCTGGTATTATTGTTTTAGATCAAGTTTctgaaaaaataagtaaaatggaaaaaaatgaaaacgGTATTTATGATGCATCTATAACTCctgataaaaatgatgaagcaaatattctatataaaaaatatataggaaaagataataatatatctaatgggttctttatttttcaattacCGCCATATATTGAAACAAATGAAACAATCGAATTTCTATGCATAAATAGTAGTACTAAAAAGAATCTAAATATTGGAAATAATGGTATAATGACTGTACATATAAGAAAGGATGGTACTAAAATAGATGGatgctatttttataaaaataaacctcaatataattttttaaaagaaagtataaaaatggGCTCTAATAAAGAatgtaaattaaaaagtgATGGGGATTTAGAATATTTTGGTATTTTATGTTCAACTCaaaataacttttttttatcaccAAATAATTGTTTCTCTCAAATGTATACTGAATCAAATGAActaataaacataaaaaatgtcGATCCTGATTTTGATGTATTTTCAGATAATAAAGgtttatcatatttaaaaatatcacaaaaatatttaggatattcaaaattaatatgttactgtaatgataaaaataaagtgaGTAGCATAGATGGGACGCCAATGATTcagcaaaataaaatagtcGTAGAATTCAACGTTTCTAGCAAAAATGCTTTTGGAGttcaaaaaacaaattacaCGAAGATATCAGATTTTTTAGTTGGATAtgaattttcaaataaaaaagcaacacctatttttagaaaaaaacatgtttgtgattttacaaaaaaatcgaaTTCTCTTGAGCCCGTTAATGAAATAGATACAATTCATTCATGTTATATACATCTAGAACATAATCTGAATATGGTTCAAGTTAAATGtccaaaaattataaaaagtgATGATATTTTTGATGGTAATACCATAATAGACACCAAGGTAACATCACGAAGTAGtcaacaaaataatttttatttagaaaatacaGATGTTGAACCAGAAGAAATagagaaatataaaaatatagaatacATACCAGAAAACGATGAAGTAATGCATCTAgacaaaaaagaaaagcTAGATGATATATTACCAGGTGTTATCATattagataaaaataaaatgttcaAAGAAAAAGGACATTTCACTTTTGTTACTCCATTAATTGTAGAAAAggtattaatattaaaaatatattgtgaTAATACTAAAacaataattaataatatgaaaggGAAAAAAGGTATTACAGTAATAAGGATTTCTCAAAAtacaacaaaaaataaattttatggaTGTGACTTTTCAGGTAAttctaaaaaaacattttacTATTCCAATGTTTAtgatttagaaaaaaaaaatgagttTTGTGAAATagaattaaaagaaaatatagtaGTTAGCTTAAATTGTCCAACTGGTAAAATTAATccaaaaaattgttttagaaatgtatatataaaaagtaatatGAATGAACAAACAACcgaaaatatagaaaatatatttaacgAAATAAAAGTTATAGATGCagattattttataaataattcatcAACCTTTTTGATGATTTccaaaattacaaaaaaagagtttgatttttattgtaCATGTGAAGATTATAAAACCAAAAATATAggaacaatatatattaaaaattatgaatatcTAGATTCAAAAcctaaatataaaaataaacaaatttccTATATAGATGTAGTTCCATACTATTTAAATGATACTTATGTTTGCGATTTCACTGAAAGTCACTATTCAATTTtacaaagaaaaaatattaatattgatgaaatactaaaaaaatatttgggTATGATTAAAACATATGAGGATGAAGAATACAAACATTATAATCTGAAtctaaaattaaaaaaagaaattatgaaaaaaaaatatatagaatatttaaaacaaaaaatcaAAGAATTTGAAGAGAGTCCATTTAACAttacaaaatatgataatCAAATAGTATCTTTTAGATGCAATATTGATTTGAATCCATTTGATAAATTTGTGATAAAATGTCCACCAAAAAAAAGTGGTAATACATATGTAAAAGGTCAAGAATATTCTGATTCAATTAGTACAGTTATTGAAGGAGTTcaatttgaaaattttacaTATCGATCTAATCTTGGactaaatgaaaataaaatgttagaaaaattaaataaagttTTATTTGGATCTCTTTTGATAAATAAGAATACAAATTCATCTTTTTTTGAACAAGGAACATTAGAACTTATTATTTCTCCATATTCTGAAtcttcaaaaaatattgttttttcatgtgaatatttagaaaaagatGAATCAAAAGGAATTATAGGTACTGcatctatatttataaaaaaaaatgataataaaatattaggATGTCATTTTATTGACAAATCTTTTGATGTAAATTCTTTAGAAGAAACAAATGAGCATCTAACATCAATggcatataaaaataattcatttgtgtttgaaataaatttaatagaaGGGAAATCAGTTTATTGTGATATAGAGGCCATAGAAAATGATGTAGTTGGTTTGAGTTGTccttataattttataacaaCTCCTGAAAACTGTTTTGAATATGTACAAATAGAAGGAACAGATAAAGAACTAGAAACACATAAATTAgacaatttattatatggtgttaaaatatttaaaaatgaaatgtATAAGCATAACTATACTCcaacatatattatattgccaaaaagaataaataaatctcttaaaatattttgtgcATGTAATTCGATAACTTCAATCCAAGTTGgaattatacaaataaatattattggaaatgatttaaataactggtttaaaaaagaagttattcataatatatatgcataccAGAGGCAGCACTATTTTTATGACTTTTCTTCTGGAGCTCTGAGTATAACATCTGAAAATGAAAACCCGATTTCAATTCTTTCAGATAAGACACATGACTCAAACAACGAATCAGATGTAGATGCAAATGAAATACCACAATTAAACAGGTTAAGATTGAACTCTCAAGAAGATTCTGCATCTAccgaaaaatataaaagcaATGATCCCATTGAtcaagaaaaatataatgacgATAATATCCTGAACCCGCTTCgaacaaaaaaagtatatgaAGTTACTATAAATGCATCAGAATTTAGtactataaaaattgtatgcCCTTTAAGAAATTATGAACAATTCAAGCAATCCAAGATCAGTCCAGAAAACTTTTTCGAATATGTacttgtaaaaaataaggaaatagatgcagaaaaaaatatatcattactAAATTTAGAACACATTGATAAAATGTTTATGAACAAATTTAAAGgcaataacaaaaaaaacaaactaGAAACagaaaaatacaaaaatgtaGATACTGATGAAGATGATGAGGAAGATGATGAGGAAGATGATGAGGAAGATGATGAGGAAGATGATGATGAagataaacaaaatgaacaaaaaaaaaaaaaagataaatttattaaagaagagattaaaaaagttgaatatgataatttaggaaataaaataattatttctgttaaatcaaaaaaacCCAAAGCTACTATTGACGATAcagataaaatatataaaaagaaaacaataaatgaaagtgaaaaatatattgtcaaaaatatagatgatGTTATTTCATATGTTAATTATAAATcagaaataaatgaaaacacATATGAAAgtacaatatatttttcaccACTTTTGTTAAATAAAGCACAATTCTTTATTAATTGTGATAACTCATTAACATTAAATCAAAGTAAAAGGGGTAAGACAGCAattgttaaaattaatgtTCATCCAAATTCTTTAAAGATTATGGGATGCGATTTTGTCGGAGCTTATTCttcttattttatatttagtaaaaaatGGGATCAAATAATTCCAAATTATGTTTGCGAAATTAATGTAGAAGATGATTCTATTATTGGATTGGCATGCCCtcataatacaaaaatatatccttCTGATTGTTTTGAAAGTGTTATAAAAGATAACAAAGTTTACAAAAGATATACCTTaattgaatataaaaatacatttttttatcaaaaaaatggaaaaccTACATTGTCttttatacaaattaaaaaagtttATTCTGATCATCTTACTTGTAAGTgctttgaaaataataatggaaatTATAAAGAAGTCACCatcaaattaatttataaatcatatatattaggaACCCCAAAAATGACTTTAAATAAACCGtttatgaaatataaaaatgttaattttttgaattatctGATTGGGAAAAAAttctaa